The genomic segment CGGGACGGCATCCCCTCCGGTGCTCTATCTGGCCACCTGCCGGGATTGCGGCACGACTGTAACGCTCGGGCCGTTGCAATATGCTTTGCTGCGCAATTCGGAAATGGAAGCCGCGCTCGACTTCTCCTTCTTCACCGGTGATCAGGTTCTTGCCGCCTGATCACCCTCCCGTCACTGGCTCGATCAAGCCTTGAATGGCTGGCGCAGGACGCTCTTCATGATCTTGCCCGGCCGAAAGTGCGTTTTGCGGCGCGCTGGAACATAAATCACCTGCTGCGGCTTCTTCGGATTGCGCGCTTTGGGTTTGGCCGCCGTCGCCTTTACTTCAAAGACCCCGAAATTTCGGATCTCGATCCGGCTCTCCCCACCACCATCGATCATCATCTCCCTCAAACCGGCAAAGACGGCGTTGACCATCTCGGCGGTGGACTTTAATTCCATACCGGTCTTTTCCGCGACCCGTTGAATCAAGTCCTTCTTAATGTAAGTCGTCAAGTTTTGCTCCCAGGTTTGGATTATATTATGAACGGGTTCGACGCCGGATAATCGCTTGACGGTCGAATCCGGCATCCCTATCTATCGAACTTGCGAACAAGTAATTTAGGAGCCGCCATACAGGCGCGCAAGCCGTTTTCCATGCCTAAAGCGGAGTAACATAATAATTTCCAAGAACGACGGAAGCAGCCGGTGATCATCCTCTACGACGATACCGCTCCAGCCAGATTTGGCCCGATCGCGGAACTTCGTTCACCAAGCGAAGTTCGCGCTGGCGCGTTGCGGCTTGAGGAGAAACACTCCCG from the Calditrichota bacterium genome contains:
- a CDS encoding integration host factor subunit beta; the protein is MTTYIKKDLIQRVAEKTGMELKSTAEMVNAVFAGLREMMIDGGGESRIEIRNFGVFEVKATAAKPKARNPKKPQQVIYVPARRKTHFRPGKIMKSVLRQPFKA